The proteins below come from a single Mercenaria mercenaria strain notata chromosome 3, MADL_Memer_1, whole genome shotgun sequence genomic window:
- the LOC128555766 gene encoding monocarboxylate transporter 9-like isoform X2, with the protein MSLNENTLSNVQPNEETEQMALMKNTISNVQPDEETEHIALKKNTISNVQPDEETEHMALKKNDGTVVPPDGGWGWMIVLGSFLVHLITDGILFSFGILYIEFLDYYKGGKGETAWIGSLVMGFQLFAGPLASILTNKFGCRLTTIVGSVAVAVGFVLSIFSPNLYFLYFSFGAISGIGFCLTYLPAVVSVGHYFEKKRTFAVGLASCGSGIGSFIFNPVTKYLIDVYAWRGALLIQAGIVLNCVLCGAIFRPLEKQTTSAPETMALEKHKVREENVLLTSDTTDLRLCADNSDYVHGSQSFLEQPSTSEVENSKRYACKDKKGSFHRESSLQKKENPQEQRFCAEDMADQFHRHEELSLSDIDSNTSALLPTSDKKTESFELVTDDKTKFAKKLCCGYGRTDLQRMYVPLMSVVLVDLLGLELLNNSFGLLLMFKGMANLMGPPVAGWLYDATGSYDIPFIIGGITLTASGIVLYPVTCIRRCRKNKECKGV; encoded by the exons ATGTCATTAAATGAGAACACGTTATCAAATGTGCAGCCTAACGAAGAAACTGAACAGATGGCATTAATGAAGAATACTATATCAAATGTCCAGCCTGACGAAGAAACTGAACATATTGCATTAAAGAAGAACACTATATCAAATGTGCAGCCTGACGAAGAAACTGAACATATGGCATTAAAGAAGAACGATGGCACAGTTGTACCACCGGACGGTGGATGGGGGTGGATGATAGTTCTCGGTTCCTTTCTGGTGCATTTAATCACTGAtggaatattattttcatttggaATTCTATATATAGAGTTCTTAGACTATTATAAAGGCGGCAAAGGGGAGACTGCTTGGATAGGTTCACTGGTAATGGGTTTTCAGTTATTCGCTG GCCCATTAGCAAGTATCTTGACCAACAAGTTTGGATGTCGATTAACAACAATAGTTGGTTCTGTGGCTGTTGCCGTAGGATTTGTGCTCAGCATTTTTTCACCAAATCTTTATTTCCTGTATTTCAGTTTTGGTGCAATTTCAG GTATCGGGTTTTGTTTGACCTATTTACCAGCTGTTGTTAGCGTAGGacactattttgaaaaaaaacgtaCTTTTGCGGTTGGACTTGCATCATGTGGAAGCGGTATAGGTTCGTTCATTTTTAATCCGGtcacaaaatatttaattgaCGTGTATGCATGGCGAGGTGCATTACTTATTCAAGCGGGTATTGTACTAAACTGTGTCCTTTGTGGAGCTATATTTAGACCACTAGAAAAGCAAACAACATCCGCACCTGAAACAATGGCTTTAGAAAAACATAAAGTTAGGGAAGAAAACGTCCTATTGACTAGCGATACCACAGATTTAAGGTTGTGTGCCGATAACAGTGATTATGTACATGGCAGTCAATCATTCCTTGAGCAGCCTTCAACATCAGAAGTTGAAAATAGTAAACGTTACGCCTGCAAAGATAAAAAGGGCTCGTTTCACCGTGAAAGTTCTTTACAAAAGAAAGAGAACCCACAAGAACAGCGATTTTGTGCAGAGGATATGGCTGATCAATTTCATCGACATG AAGAACTTTCTCTGAGTGATATAGATTCCAATACATCTGCGTTGCTCCCCACGTCGGACAAGAAGACCGAAAGTTTTGAATTGGTAACTGACGACAAGACCAAATTTGCAAAGAAATTGTGCTGTGGCTATGGACGAACCGATTTACAGC GTATGTATGTTCCATTGATGTCAGTTGTCCTTGTTGACCTTTTAGGACTAGAGCTGTTAAATAATTCTTTCGGCTTGCTACTGATGTTTAAAGGGATGGCAAATTTGATGGGTCCACCGGTTGCAG GTTGGCTTTACGATGCAACAGGAAGTTACGATATACCTTTCATAATTGGTGGCATCACTTTGACTGCGAGTGGAATAGTGTTGTATCCTGTAACCTGTATAAGGAGATGTCGTAAAAATAAGGAGTGTAAAGGAGTGTAA
- the LOC128555766 gene encoding monocarboxylate transporter 9-like isoform X3 encodes MSLNENTLSNVQPNEETEQMALMKNTISNVQPDEETEHIALKKNTISNVQPDEETEHMALKKNDGTVVPPDGGWGWMIVLGSFLVHLITDGILFSFGILYIEFLDYYKGGKGETAWIGSLVMGFQLFAGPLASILTNKFGCRLTTIVGSVAVAVGFVLSIFSPNLYFLYFSFGAISGIGFCLTYLPAVVSVGHYFEKKRTFAVGLASCGSGIGSFIFNPVTKYLIDVYAWRGALLIQAGIVLNCVLCGAIFRPLEKQTTSAPETMALEKHKVREENVLLTSDTTDLRLCADNSDYVHGSQSFLEQPSTSEVENSKRYACKDKKGSFHRESSLQKKENPQEQRFCAEDMADQFHRHGMYVPLMSVVLVDLLGLELLNNSFGLLLMFKGMANLMGPPVAGWLYDATGSYDIPFIIGGITLTASGIVLYPVTCIRRCRKNKECKGV; translated from the exons ATGTCATTAAATGAGAACACGTTATCAAATGTGCAGCCTAACGAAGAAACTGAACAGATGGCATTAATGAAGAATACTATATCAAATGTCCAGCCTGACGAAGAAACTGAACATATTGCATTAAAGAAGAACACTATATCAAATGTGCAGCCTGACGAAGAAACTGAACATATGGCATTAAAGAAGAACGATGGCACAGTTGTACCACCGGACGGTGGATGGGGGTGGATGATAGTTCTCGGTTCCTTTCTGGTGCATTTAATCACTGAtggaatattattttcatttggaATTCTATATATAGAGTTCTTAGACTATTATAAAGGCGGCAAAGGGGAGACTGCTTGGATAGGTTCACTGGTAATGGGTTTTCAGTTATTCGCTG GCCCATTAGCAAGTATCTTGACCAACAAGTTTGGATGTCGATTAACAACAATAGTTGGTTCTGTGGCTGTTGCCGTAGGATTTGTGCTCAGCATTTTTTCACCAAATCTTTATTTCCTGTATTTCAGTTTTGGTGCAATTTCAG GTATCGGGTTTTGTTTGACCTATTTACCAGCTGTTGTTAGCGTAGGacactattttgaaaaaaaacgtaCTTTTGCGGTTGGACTTGCATCATGTGGAAGCGGTATAGGTTCGTTCATTTTTAATCCGGtcacaaaatatttaattgaCGTGTATGCATGGCGAGGTGCATTACTTATTCAAGCGGGTATTGTACTAAACTGTGTCCTTTGTGGAGCTATATTTAGACCACTAGAAAAGCAAACAACATCCGCACCTGAAACAATGGCTTTAGAAAAACATAAAGTTAGGGAAGAAAACGTCCTATTGACTAGCGATACCACAGATTTAAGGTTGTGTGCCGATAACAGTGATTATGTACATGGCAGTCAATCATTCCTTGAGCAGCCTTCAACATCAGAAGTTGAAAATAGTAAACGTTACGCCTGCAAAGATAAAAAGGGCTCGTTTCACCGTGAAAGTTCTTTACAAAAGAAAGAGAACCCACAAGAACAGCGATTTTGTGCAGAGGATATGGCTGATCAATTTCATCGACATG GTATGTATGTTCCATTGATGTCAGTTGTCCTTGTTGACCTTTTAGGACTAGAGCTGTTAAATAATTCTTTCGGCTTGCTACTGATGTTTAAAGGGATGGCAAATTTGATGGGTCCACCGGTTGCAG GTTGGCTTTACGATGCAACAGGAAGTTACGATATACCTTTCATAATTGGTGGCATCACTTTGACTGCGAGTGGAATAGTGTTGTATCCTGTAACCTGTATAAGGAGATGTCGTAAAAATAAGGAGTGTAAAGGAGTGTAA
- the LOC128555766 gene encoding monocarboxylate transporter 12-B-like isoform X1, with protein sequence MSLNENTLSNVQPNEETEQMALMKNTISNVQPDEETEHIALKKNTISNVQPDEETEHMALKKNDGTVVPPDGGWGWMIVLGSFLVHLITDGILFSFGILYIEFLDYYKGGKGETAWIGSLVMGFQLFAGPLASILTNKFGCRLTTIVGSVAVAVGFVLSIFSPNLYFLYFSFGAISGIGFCLTYLPAVVSVGHYFEKKRTFAVGLASCGSGIGSFIFNPVTKYLIDVYAWRGALLIQAGIVLNCVLCGAIFRPLEKQTTSAPETMALEKHKVREENVLLTSDTTDLRLCADNSDYVHGSQSFLEQPSTSEVENSKRYACKDKKGSFHRESSLQKKENPQEQRFCAEDMADQFHRHEELSLSDIDSNTSALLPTSDKKTESFELVTDDKTKFAKKLCCGYGRTDLQRTMKQSCNFSPQKNLVFIMYLISNVFASLSLNVPFVFLYGHAIDQGIDTESAKWLGSITGIANTFGKILSGLIADKFKINRLLLFNTTLTICGIATTLCPLCFNFTSLVLFSCVFGLSFGMYVPLMSVVLVDLLGLELLNNSFGLLLMFKGMANLMGPPVAGWLYDATGSYDIPFIIGGITLTASGIVLYPVTCIRRCRKNKECKGV encoded by the exons ATGTCATTAAATGAGAACACGTTATCAAATGTGCAGCCTAACGAAGAAACTGAACAGATGGCATTAATGAAGAATACTATATCAAATGTCCAGCCTGACGAAGAAACTGAACATATTGCATTAAAGAAGAACACTATATCAAATGTGCAGCCTGACGAAGAAACTGAACATATGGCATTAAAGAAGAACGATGGCACAGTTGTACCACCGGACGGTGGATGGGGGTGGATGATAGTTCTCGGTTCCTTTCTGGTGCATTTAATCACTGAtggaatattattttcatttggaATTCTATATATAGAGTTCTTAGACTATTATAAAGGCGGCAAAGGGGAGACTGCTTGGATAGGTTCACTGGTAATGGGTTTTCAGTTATTCGCTG GCCCATTAGCAAGTATCTTGACCAACAAGTTTGGATGTCGATTAACAACAATAGTTGGTTCTGTGGCTGTTGCCGTAGGATTTGTGCTCAGCATTTTTTCACCAAATCTTTATTTCCTGTATTTCAGTTTTGGTGCAATTTCAG GTATCGGGTTTTGTTTGACCTATTTACCAGCTGTTGTTAGCGTAGGacactattttgaaaaaaaacgtaCTTTTGCGGTTGGACTTGCATCATGTGGAAGCGGTATAGGTTCGTTCATTTTTAATCCGGtcacaaaatatttaattgaCGTGTATGCATGGCGAGGTGCATTACTTATTCAAGCGGGTATTGTACTAAACTGTGTCCTTTGTGGAGCTATATTTAGACCACTAGAAAAGCAAACAACATCCGCACCTGAAACAATGGCTTTAGAAAAACATAAAGTTAGGGAAGAAAACGTCCTATTGACTAGCGATACCACAGATTTAAGGTTGTGTGCCGATAACAGTGATTATGTACATGGCAGTCAATCATTCCTTGAGCAGCCTTCAACATCAGAAGTTGAAAATAGTAAACGTTACGCCTGCAAAGATAAAAAGGGCTCGTTTCACCGTGAAAGTTCTTTACAAAAGAAAGAGAACCCACAAGAACAGCGATTTTGTGCAGAGGATATGGCTGATCAATTTCATCGACATG AAGAACTTTCTCTGAGTGATATAGATTCCAATACATCTGCGTTGCTCCCCACGTCGGACAAGAAGACCGAAAGTTTTGAATTGGTAACTGACGACAAGACCAAATTTGCAAAGAAATTGTGCTGTGGCTATGGACGAACCGATTTACAGCGTACGATGAAGCAATCGTGCAACTTTTCCCCACAGAAGAACTTGGTTTTCATAATGTATCTAATTTCAAATGTCTTTGCCAGTTTAAGCCTCAATGTCCCGTTCGTTTTCTTGTATGGTCACGCCATTGATCAGGGAATAGACACAGAGAGTGCTAAATGGTTAGGTTCTATTACTGGGATAGCGAATacttttggaaaaattttaagTGGACTTATTGCGGACAAATTCAAAATTAATCGGTTATTGCTATTCAATACTACATTGACAATATGTGGTATTGCAACAACCCTTTGTCCTTTGTGCTTTAATTTTACCTCGTTAGTTCTGTTCTCATGCGTGTTTGGTCTTTCATTTG GTATGTATGTTCCATTGATGTCAGTTGTCCTTGTTGACCTTTTAGGACTAGAGCTGTTAAATAATTCTTTCGGCTTGCTACTGATGTTTAAAGGGATGGCAAATTTGATGGGTCCACCGGTTGCAG GTTGGCTTTACGATGCAACAGGAAGTTACGATATACCTTTCATAATTGGTGGCATCACTTTGACTGCGAGTGGAATAGTGTTGTATCCTGTAACCTGTATAAGGAGATGTCGTAAAAATAAGGAGTGTAAAGGAGTGTAA